In Rubrivirga marina, the following are encoded in one genomic region:
- a CDS encoding DUF3109 family protein has product MFAVDHVLVSDALLDAPFACHLGSCFGACCVHGDRGAPLEPDEREALEHALPVVEHRLRPEARAEIARRGVWEGTERGGYHTTTVRNRECVFVVYDGGGAGSGVAKCALQQAFWAGKLGFEKPVSCHLYPVRAETYGEGEDAVDVLNYERIDLCAPAVPHGERTGVQLADFLERPLARKYGADWVDRFRETLRQRRLDVGIGPQDEAPAPAAS; this is encoded by the coding sequence ATGTTTGCTGTCGACCACGTCCTCGTCTCCGACGCGCTCCTCGACGCGCCCTTCGCGTGCCACCTCGGGAGCTGCTTCGGCGCGTGCTGCGTGCACGGCGACCGCGGCGCGCCGCTCGAGCCCGACGAGCGCGAGGCGCTCGAACACGCGCTGCCGGTGGTCGAGCATCGGCTCCGACCCGAGGCCCGTGCCGAGATCGCTCGGCGCGGCGTCTGGGAAGGCACCGAGCGCGGCGGCTACCACACCACGACCGTCCGCAATCGCGAGTGCGTGTTCGTGGTGTACGACGGCGGCGGGGCCGGCTCCGGCGTCGCCAAGTGCGCGCTCCAGCAGGCGTTCTGGGCGGGCAAGCTCGGCTTCGAGAAGCCCGTCTCGTGCCACCTCTACCCCGTCCGCGCCGAGACGTACGGCGAGGGCGAGGACGCCGTCGACGTGCTGAACTACGAGCGGATCGACCTCTGCGCCCCGGCCGTGCCCCACGGCGAGCGGACCGGTGTCCAGCTGGCCGACTTCCTCGAGCGCCCGCTCGCCCGGAAGTACGGCGCCGATTGGGTCGACCGCTTCCGCGAGACGCTCCGCCAGCGCCGCCTCGACGTCGGCATCGGGCCGCAGGACGAGGCGCCCGCGCCGGCCGCCTCTTAA
- a CDS encoding GDSL-type esterase/lipase family protein → MSESPTPAPTPEPAGPVRYLALGDSYTIGEGTKRADRWPNQLADTLRDSGLDVEPPIIVAQTGWTVDELDAGIGAADPQGPFDLVTLLIGVNDQYRRYSLDGYRADYRRVLGRAIGFAGDDPGRVVAVSFPDWSVTPFAEQAERTPDQIAAEVDAFNAIAREEAEAAGVAWVDITGLSRLQGDLVVHDGLHPRAEAYAGWVGRIAPAARAALAGE, encoded by the coding sequence ATGTCCGAGTCGCCCACGCCCGCCCCGACGCCGGAGCCCGCCGGGCCCGTCCGCTATCTCGCCCTCGGCGACTCGTACACCATCGGCGAGGGGACCAAGCGGGCGGACCGCTGGCCGAACCAGCTCGCCGACACGCTCCGCGATTCGGGCCTCGACGTCGAGCCGCCGATCATCGTCGCTCAGACCGGATGGACGGTCGACGAGCTCGACGCGGGCATCGGCGCCGCGGACCCGCAGGGACCATTCGACCTCGTCACGCTGCTCATCGGCGTGAACGACCAGTACCGGCGGTACTCGCTCGACGGCTACCGGGCGGACTACCGCCGCGTGCTCGGCCGGGCCATCGGCTTTGCCGGCGACGACCCCGGCCGCGTCGTCGCGGTGTCGTTCCCGGACTGGAGCGTGACGCCGTTCGCCGAACAAGCAGAGCGGACGCCAGACCAGATCGCGGCCGAAGTGGACGCCTTCAACGCCATCGCTCGCGAAGAGGCCGAGGCGGCCGGGGTCGCGTGGGTCGACATCACCGGGCTCTCGCGCCTGCAGGGCGACCTCGTCGTGCACGACGGGCTCCACCCGCGCGCCGAGGCCTACGCCGGATGGGTCGGGCGGATCGCGCCGGCGGCCCGCGCCGCGCTGGCGGGCGAGTAG
- the coaBC gene encoding bifunctional phosphopantothenoylcysteine decarboxylase/phosphopantothenate--cysteine ligase CoaBC translates to MSLEGKKLVLGITGSIAAYKAADLTRRLVKAGAEVQPVMTAAAARFIPPLTIATLAGREVLTELFPEAGEAQTAWTKHVDLGLWADGVVIAPATAQTLAKLAGGFCDSMLTAVVLSARCPVLVAPAMDHDMWGHPATQRNVRQLRADGVEVVTPAHGELASGLVGDGRLPEPEELVRRIDEWLGSPRLGTEVETPDRSLAGRHVLVTAGPTREAIDPVRFLSNGSTGTMGFALAAAAARRGARVTLLAGPVRLDTPPGVERVDIVSADDLLEAALAHADADLVIAAAAVSDYAPAAPSDRKLKKGEGDLTLALRRTPDVLATLGERKRDGQTLVGFALETHDGETHARNKLERKNLDWIALNVQGEAGAGMGSATNRVTLIGRDGARVEIPTASKAAVADAILDAVA, encoded by the coding sequence GTGTCGCTCGAAGGAAAAAAGCTCGTCCTCGGCATCACGGGGAGCATCGCGGCCTACAAGGCCGCCGACCTCACGCGCCGCCTCGTCAAGGCCGGCGCCGAGGTCCAGCCCGTGATGACGGCCGCGGCGGCCCGTTTCATCCCGCCGCTCACCATCGCGACGCTGGCGGGCCGCGAGGTCCTGACGGAGCTGTTCCCCGAGGCGGGCGAGGCCCAGACGGCGTGGACGAAGCACGTCGACCTCGGGCTCTGGGCGGATGGCGTCGTCATCGCGCCCGCCACGGCGCAGACGCTCGCGAAGCTGGCCGGCGGCTTCTGCGACTCCATGCTGACGGCCGTCGTGCTCTCAGCGCGCTGCCCAGTCCTAGTGGCGCCGGCCATGGACCACGACATGTGGGGCCACCCGGCCACGCAGCGGAACGTCCGCCAGCTCCGGGCCGACGGCGTCGAGGTGGTCACGCCCGCCCACGGCGAGCTCGCCTCCGGCCTCGTCGGCGACGGCCGCCTGCCGGAGCCCGAAGAGCTCGTCCGGCGAATCGATGAGTGGCTTGGCTCCCCCCGCCTCGGCACCGAGGTGGAGACGCCCGACCGGTCCCTCGCGGGCCGCCACGTGCTCGTCACGGCCGGGCCCACGCGGGAGGCCATCGACCCCGTCCGGTTCCTCTCCAACGGGTCGACCGGGACGATGGGGTTCGCCCTCGCCGCGGCCGCCGCTCGGCGAGGGGCCCGCGTGACGCTCCTCGCCGGCCCCGTCCGCCTCGACACGCCGCCCGGCGTCGAGCGCGTCGACATCGTCTCAGCCGACGACCTCCTGGAGGCCGCCCTCGCGCACGCCGACGCCGACCTCGTCATCGCCGCCGCCGCCGTGAGTGACTACGCGCCGGCCGCGCCCTCCGACCGGAAGCTCAAGAAGGGGGAGGGCGACCTCACGCTCGCGCTCCGCCGGACGCCCGACGTGCTGGCGACGCTCGGCGAGAGGAAGCGGGACGGGCAGACGCTCGTCGGGTTCGCGCTCGAGACGCACGACGGCGAAACCCATGCCCGCAACAAGCTGGAACGGAAGAACCTCGACTGGATCGCGCTCAACGTGCAGGGCGAGGCCGGCGCCGGCATGGGCTCCGCCACGAACCGCGTGACGCTGATCGGCCGCGACGGCGCCCGCGTCGAGATCCCGACCGCCTCGAAGGCCGCCGTCGCCGACGCGATCCTCGACGCCGTCGCATGA
- a CDS encoding DNA-directed RNA polymerase subunit omega — protein MAIQTLDTAKMAEATGNLYETVAVLSKRARQLSAKTKAELDQRLSYFEDLSLDPAEELRSNEDQLRISLEYERQPKPSRAAIEELEQDELYFRNPTAAEGDGA, from the coding sequence ATGGCGATCCAGACCCTCGACACGGCCAAGATGGCCGAGGCGACCGGCAACCTCTACGAAACCGTCGCCGTGCTCTCGAAGCGCGCCCGGCAGCTCTCGGCCAAGACCAAGGCCGAGCTCGACCAGCGCCTGAGCTACTTCGAGGACCTCTCGCTCGACCCGGCCGAGGAGCTCCGCTCGAACGAGGACCAGCTCCGCATCTCGCTCGAGTACGAGCGCCAGCCGAAGCCGAGCCGCGCGGCCATCGAGGAGCTCGAGCAGGACGAGCTCTACTTCCGCAACCCGACCGCGGCCGAGGGCGACGGAGCCTAG
- the gmk gene encoding guanylate kinase: protein MNLIVLTAPSGAGKTTIARRLMAEVEGLRFSVSATTRDPRPAERHGVDYFFLSPDAFRERLDAGDFLEHEEVYPGRFYGTLRQEVERIARMDDVRAVVLDIDVKGALNVKRLYGDAARTLFIAPPSLTALADRLHARGTETEKQVTTRLERAKMEMATAPEFDAVIVNDDLDAAVAETVAHVREFLESRGMRDEA, encoded by the coding sequence ATGAACCTCATCGTGCTCACGGCGCCGAGCGGCGCGGGCAAGACGACGATCGCGCGCCGGCTGATGGCCGAGGTGGAGGGCCTCCGGTTCTCGGTCTCGGCCACGACGCGCGACCCGCGGCCCGCCGAGCGCCATGGGGTCGACTACTTCTTCCTCTCGCCCGACGCGTTCCGCGAACGCCTCGACGCCGGCGACTTCCTGGAGCACGAGGAGGTCTACCCCGGCCGGTTCTACGGCACGCTCCGCCAGGAGGTCGAGCGGATCGCCCGGATGGACGACGTCCGAGCGGTCGTGCTCGACATCGACGTGAAGGGCGCCCTCAACGTGAAGCGCCTCTACGGCGACGCCGCGCGGACCCTGTTCATCGCCCCGCCCAGCCTCACGGCCCTCGCCGACCGGCTCCACGCGCGGGGGACGGAGACGGAGAAGCAGGTGACGACACGGCTCGAACGGGCCAAGATGGAGATGGCGACCGCCCCCGAGTTCGACGCCGTCATCGTCAACGACGACCTCGATGCGGCCGTCGCGGAGACCGTCGCCCACGTCCGGGAGTTCTTGGAATCGAGAGGGATGCGGGACGAGGCGTGA